In Oryza sativa Japonica Group chromosome 8, ASM3414082v1, the sequence AGAGATGATTTCCTATAGCCCACTATGGAGTGATGGCAGGATAGGTGTGGCTCTCTGTTTCTAACCCCAGTCGTCATTTATACTATTATGCGGTCTGTGTGCCAGCACTGTAGTTAGAAAGGACCACTCTTGCAAGGATATTTCTCCACTCTTGCAAGGACCACTCTTGAACGCCAAcggattaaattaaattttcatTTACTCGATTTTAATCGAACGGTGATTTACGGGTTTGCTTTGGATTGGCTAGATTGGGAAGAATGCTCTCGCAAACTGTATTATCAAATTTTCTGGGTTACCTACAGGAAAGCGAAGTGTGGGTTGTTCGTCACCCATAGGGTCATGCCAATTGCCAAGATTGATGTTGGGCGTTCGGTTTAGGCTCATGTTGTTAGTGTAAATGTGCCACACTGATAGAGATGCAGAAAGGGTTATTTTGTATAAATGGGAGTATGGGTTGGTCCTGTTGGACAGGGTTAGTACCATCAGAAAGGATTCTGGCAGTATGTCAATGTAGGTATCATTAAGTTATTTTGCTTTTGAAAGAGGAACCACCTGTCAGGGAAAAAAGACTGGTGCATGACAAGGGGAAAAAAGTAGTCGCAAAGAAAATTCGCAAACGAAGTTAGGTTTAGATGTAAAACCACAATTATGGTCTCTGGTTGACTTTACTAAAAAAGATGAGTGGTTTTGTTGTAAGAATGTTAACTGAGATTTTTCTATGTAATGCTTGAAGCAAGCACATACACACGTGTTGGCCGCTTACTGATATTTGAAGATGATAATTCTGGCATTCGCGTGGTGGAGTTGTGGTGAAATTAGAGAAAATGTTGATTGCTGGAATTGTGCAGAGAACAGCTTGTATAAACCTTCGGGATATGCAAGTGCATTTTCATTTTACAAACTTATGTAGCCAATGTAACACTGGTGCAATGGGtttattattattctttttCGCAAATCTAAATACATAGttatttaaggaaaaaaaactattgGGGCATGAGTTTCTTTTAGTGTAAAAAAGAAACTCTGGTTAAAAAACAACTTTTGAGGTTGAGTAAATgtgatttaaataaaaattagcTTGGCTGCATTTTCTTGTTAGATTGAAGTGTTTAATACTGAAGAAACTGAGCAGCCACAAGGAGGCTCCAATGGTATGATGTTTGTGTTATGCACTTATTTTTATCCTTCAATTTGCATGTGTTATTTTAGAGCTGAACTATTTTTCCTGTCGTACAGGTCAAATAAATCATGGCAAATACTCAACAAGGAGTCTCTCATCTAAAGAGTACTCGCAGCTAACTGGATTTAACTAATAATGATACCACTGTTGTTGGCATTGTATGTATATGTTGGCTTTGTATGTACATGTTTTTCAACAAGACAAGTACAAATTAGTGAATGATCCTTCATCTCTAGCCTTGTATAAATGTGTAATATATGAAATCTGCATGTTTCTCGTTACTGTAGCACAATTGTGTACAGGCGGCGCGCCAATGGCGCGCCCCATCATCTAGTACTCATCATCGTCGGTAAAATAGACGTGATTTGGCAGCAGGGCAGGGTAATCCTTGGTGGAAAGACAAAGGGTGCCATTATGCCCAATGAACAATGCCTCATCTTCCAAGGAATCGATAGGCACGACATCTTGGCTGTCGAAGTCAACCTTGTATACATGGAATCCAACCGTACGcagttcttcctcctcgtcttctGGCAAATGCGTCAACCTCCAGACCTGCAATGACCAATATTTTAAATAGCGACCTAAGTCATTTAACAGTTAgcttctcaaacagctatagcggGCTAAATGGAGCTATAACGGCTAAATTGCGGATTGGGATTTGGTGACATTGCGCCGGTGACATTCCCCGTGACATTGAGTCACTgacgtgtgggacccacatgggtccAGGCATATGTGAGTcctacatgtcagtgactcaatgtcACCGATTATAGCGAGAGATTTAAAACCCTGCCTGCAACACGTCCCCCGACGACGGCGTCCAGGCCATGTACGCGTGGTGCAGCGTGTACCCCAGCGTGTCGGTGAGAACCACCGTGCGCGTGGCGCGGGAATGGTGGATGTCGTAGCGGTGGATCCCGCCTAGGAGGTTCATGGCGTAGAAGGCGCCGTCGCGGTAGGCGATGTCGGAGTAGGGAGACCAGTAGTAGGAGGAGGTGGTGATCCAGTGCCACTGCTTGTCGTCCCCGACCCTCGCGAACGACGGCTGCTGGTAGACATGGTAGATGAGCAGCACGATGCAGCCGCCGCATCCATCttctcctccttcgccgccgccgccgccgcggcggcgtgacgacgacgacgacgggtcgCACGACAGGATGGCCTTGATGTTGAGCAGGTCGCAGAGCTCGTCGGGCCGGTAGATGCCGGGAGCTCGGTACTCCCTCATGTCGCCGTCGTAGAAGGAGACTTCGTACccgcggaggtcgccgccgtcgccggcggcttcGAGGATGGGCCTCACCTGCTCCAGCGTGGCGATGGGCGGCAGCTCGATCTGCTCGCGGGTGGCCGGGTTCAGGAGGTGCAGCTCCGAGCGGGCGTCGGCGGTGACCAGCCACCCGTGCGACGACCCCACGATGCTGCGCTCCGCGATCGGCGGGTCCGGGAGGGTCACCGTGTAGGGCCTCTCGTCGGCGAGGCAGTAGAGCTCGGCGGAGCGCGTGCTGCTGCCgccattggcggcggcggcggcggggatgtaCAGGAGGCAGGGGGTTCGAGGGAACGAGTAgacgccacggcggcggaggtcgaGGGCGGGGGCGCGCCAGCACGTgcagacggcggcggtgcggatGAAATCGGGGAGCTCGAGCTTGCAGAGGACGGTGTCTACCATGTCGGCCAGCAGGTCGGACCAGTCGCg encodes:
- the LOC107277560 gene encoding F-box protein KIB4, with the translated sequence MELPPPPPPPPAAGRDWSDLLADMVDTVLCKLELPDFIRTAAVCTCWRAPALDLRRRGVYSFPRTPCLLYIPAAAAANGGSSTRSAELYCLADERPYTVTLPDPPIAERSIVGSSHGWLVTADARSELHLLNPATREQIELPPIATLEQVRPILEAAGDGGDLRGYEVSFYDGDMREYRAPGIYRPDELCDLLNIKAILSCDPSSSSSRRRGGGGGEGGEDGCGGCIVLLIYHVYQQPSFARVGDDKQWHWITTSSYYWSPYSDIAYRDGAFYAMNLLGGIHRYDIHHSRATRTVVLTDTLGYTLHHAYMAWTPSSGDVWRLTHLPEDEEEELRTVGFHVYKVDFDSQDVVPIDSLEDEALFIGHNGTLCLSTKDYPALLPNHVYFTDDDEY